The genomic interval GGCGTTTGCCGACCAAAGACGAGATCGAATCGCTGAGCGGCACCGTGGATTTTAGTCAGCCATACGATTACAATTACGGCGAGATGAACGGCGTATTCGTTTACAAATATGCAGAAGGCAAACTGATCATGCCGGGTGGAGGCGTACTGTACGGCACATACGGAACGGGCATGGCCCGTTATTACTGGAAAGGAGAAGGATACATCCGGTCCGGTACTCCATGCTATGCGATGAAAGGCCACCTTTTCCGTGACCGAACCACGATCGTGGAATTATTGGCCAACCGGTACGCCCTACCTGTCCGATGCGTCAGACAATAAACCGAATGCCGGCAAATATTCCAATTCGGCAAACCATCGTTACCCTCCGTTCCGAAAGCGAATCGCAGAACACGCCCCCGTTATGCGGATCGGTTCCACCGGCCCCATCCGCAAGCGCATTCGGAATGTCGAACGGAACCGTCATATACGGGGGATTCGGGAGACAGCGCATGCGGAAACAGGTTACAGCAGAGGGGAAGTCATCCGCCACGGTAGGGAAATGCTAAATCGCAGAGAATCGCTCGGCCGCAATCCTTCACGCGGACACCCGAGCTCCGATCCGTCGTCCTGCGAAAGGCCGACATCCTTTTCCAGAAAAAAAAGAAAGCGCAGCGACTGATCCGACCGAACGAATATCATGCAAGCTCCGGACCCGACTCGATATACGCTCTTCGCAGCGAACGAAGCTGTCTTTCGGACGCCCGAGTTTTTTATCTGCCGCGTTTTTTATACCTTCGCCTCAGCGAAACGCAAACCAAAAGGAACGTCATGAACCGAACCGCGCTGTTTCCGGGATCGTTCGATCCTTTCACGCTGGGACACAAGATCGTAGTCGATCAGGGACTCGAACTGTTCGAGCGGATCGTCATCGCCGTCGGCGTCAACACCGAAAAGAGAGGCCTGCTGACGCCCGAGAACCGCGCCCGGCTGATCCGAGACCTGTACCGAAACGACTCGCGCATCGAGGTGGTCATCTACAACGAGCTGACCGGCAAGGTATGCCGCCAGCTGGGTATAGACACGATCCTGCGCGGCCTGCGCAACACGGTCGATTTCGAGTACGAGCGAAACATCATGCAGGTCAATCAGACGCTCTTTCCCGAGATCAAGACCGTGCTGCTGTTCACCCCGGCCAGGTACGTCGCCATCTCGTCGAGCGTCATCCGCGAGCTGGTCACCTTCGGAGGCGATCCGACCCCGCTGATGCCCGAAAACATCGATATTAAAAACTACCTGTAAGCCGAACAGAACAATCAACCGAACCAACGATATGGAATTTACCGCAGAACTGATCGCCGGCTACCTCGGCGGAGAGATCGCGGGCGACCCGAAGGCCGTCGTCACGAAACTCGCAAAAATCGAAGAAGGAGAAGCAGGCGCGCTCGCTTTTCTGGCCAACCCGAAATACGAGCATTATATCTACGATACGAAAGCGACGATCGTGATCGTCAACCGTTCGTTCGAGCCTACGGCTCCGGTCGCGGCGACGATGATCCGCGTCGACGACGCCTACTCGTGCTTCGCGAAGCTGCTCGAACTGTACGTAGCGAACAAGCCCCGGAAAAAGGGCGTCAGCCCGCTCGCGGCGATCGATGCATCGGCCACGCTGGGCGACGAAACCTACGTGGGCGAGTTCGCGGTGATCGGCGCGAACGTCCGCCTCGGGAAAAACTGCCAGATATATCCTCATGTCTACGTGGGCGACAACGTCCGTCTGGGCGATAACGTACAGTTGTTCCCCGGCGTCAAGATTTACGAGCAGTGCGAGATCGGCGACAACGTGACGATCCACGCCGGATCGGTGATCGGAGCCGACGGATTCGGCTTCGCTCCGGACGACAAGGGTGCGTATCACAAGATTCCGCAAATCGGCAACGTCCGCATCGAGAGCGATGTCGAAATAGGCGCCAACACCTGCATCGACCGGGCGACAATGGGTTCGACGGTCATCCGCCGGGGCGTCAAGCTCGACAACCTGATTCAGATCGGCCATAACGTGACCGTAGGCGAAAACACCGTCGCCGCCTCGCAGGTCGGCGTGGCCGGATCGTCCAAGGTCGGCGCGAACTGCATGTTCGGAGGGCAGGTCGGCATCGCCGGGCATCTGACCGTCGGCGACCGGGTCAAGATCGCCTCGAAATCGGGCGTATCGAACAGCATTCCCGAAGGAGAAACCTACATGGGAAGCCCCGCCATGCCGGGTATCAAGTACCACCGTTCGCATGCCGTTTTCCGCAACCTCCCCGACCTGAGCTACAAGGTCCGCCAACTGGAGAAGGAGCTGGCCAAGCTCCGCGAACGGCTCGGCGAAGCGGAGCAGTAGCCGGAGACGGCATAAGGAAATCATCCGATGGACGGCAAAGTCATTCTGGGAATCGACCCGGGCACGAACCGGACGGGCTACGGCATCGTCCGAAGCGAGGGGAATACGCTGCATTTGGTCGTACTGGGCGACATCGACCTGCACCGGATTGGCGATCCGTATCGTAAGCTGCAGCACATATTCGAACGCGTCTGTCAACTGATCGACACCTACCGGCCCGACGAGGCGGCGCTCGAATCGCCCTTTTTCGGCGCGAACGTGCAGAGCATGCTCAAACTCGGACGGGCGCAGGGAGTCGCTATGGCCGCCGCGCTGAGCCGGGGGCTGCCCGTCTCGGAATACGCGCCCCGCCGGGT from Alistipes ihumii AP11 carries:
- the ruvC gene encoding crossover junction endodeoxyribonuclease RuvC, which encodes MDGKVILGIDPGTNRTGYGIVRSEGNTLHLVVLGDIDLHRIGDPYRKLQHIFERVCQLIDTYRPDEAALESPFFGANVQSMLKLGRAQGVAMAAALSRGLPVSEYAPRRVKQAITGRGSASKEQVASLLKSMLHMTELPSHLDATDGLAVAVCHHFQCSVIGRIDPSPRKKALGGGRTGSKSWAEFISSHPDRIKGK
- the lpxD gene encoding UDP-3-O-(3-hydroxymyristoyl)glucosamine N-acyltransferase; protein product: MEFTAELIAGYLGGEIAGDPKAVVTKLAKIEEGEAGALAFLANPKYEHYIYDTKATIVIVNRSFEPTAPVAATMIRVDDAYSCFAKLLELYVANKPRKKGVSPLAAIDASATLGDETYVGEFAVIGANVRLGKNCQIYPHVYVGDNVRLGDNVQLFPGVKIYEQCEIGDNVTIHAGSVIGADGFGFAPDDKGAYHKIPQIGNVRIESDVEIGANTCIDRATMGSTVIRRGVKLDNLIQIGHNVTVGENTVAASQVGVAGSSKVGANCMFGGQVGIAGHLTVGDRVKIASKSGVSNSIPEGETYMGSPAMPGIKYHRSHAVFRNLPDLSYKVRQLEKELAKLRERLGEAEQ
- the coaD gene encoding pantetheine-phosphate adenylyltransferase translates to MNRTALFPGSFDPFTLGHKIVVDQGLELFERIVIAVGVNTEKRGLLTPENRARLIRDLYRNDSRIEVVIYNELTGKVCRQLGIDTILRGLRNTVDFEYERNIMQVNQTLFPEIKTVLLFTPARYVAISSSVIRELVTFGGDPTPLMPENIDIKNYL